The genomic stretch CTGTAGATATATCGGGACATGAGCCATGCCGCCGATCGTCCACGCCCAAATCCGGTCTGGCTACTGGTCGTCGTCCTGATGGTGGTGCTGGCCGTGGCCGGCCCGGTGATCATGGTCCGCGACCAGCTCGCCGATGACGCCCCGGCCGCGCCCGCCGCCGCGGCCGCGGCCGCGGGGAGCACGGTGAAGATGGCCGGGCTGGCCTTCGCGCCCGGCACGCTCACGGTGGCCAGGGGCTCGACGGTGGTCTTCGACAACGACGACACCGCCCCTCACACGGTCACGGCGCGCTCCGGCGGGGTCGACTCGGGCGTGCTCGACCCGGGCCGGCAGTTCAGCACCACCGTCACCGACGGCTTCGACTACTTCTGCAGCATCCACCCCAGCATGACCGCCAAGATCGCCGTGACCGGCTGACCAGGAGGCGTGGTGGACGTCATCGAGCTCCTCAACGACCTGACGGGCGGCCAGCTGCTGCTCTGGAAGGTGCTGCTGACCTCCGTGATCTTCGCCTGCGCGGGGCTCCAGGTGCTGCTGGCGGCCCGCTTCTACGAGGCGAGCACGGTGCCGCCCATCTCCACCGGGGCGGCGTCGCGGACCCACCGCCTGAACGGCAAGCTGACCGTCACCCTGGCCGTGGTGGTGGCCCTGTCCTGCCTGGCCGGGCCGGCCGGGCCGACCTCCCCGACCCGGGTGCTGCTCCACTCGGTGTTCGGGAGCCTGGTCTTCGGCCTGCTCGCGGCCAAGTACACGGTGCTGAAGCTGTGGCCGGCCGGCGGCCGCTTCCTGCCGTGGATCGGCAGCGGCCTGTTCCTGACCTTCGCCGCC from Actinomycetota bacterium encodes the following:
- a CDS encoding plastocyanin/azurin family copper-binding protein → MSHAADRPRPNPVWLLVVVLMVVLAVAGPVIMVRDQLADDAPAAPAAAAAAAGSTVKMAGLAFAPGTLTVARGSTVVFDNDDTAPHTVTARSGGVDSGVLDPGRQFSTTVTDGFDYFCSIHPSMTAKIAVTG
- a CDS encoding DUF6529 family protein yields the protein MDVIELLNDLTGGQLLLWKVLLTSVIFACAGLQVLLAARFYEASTVPPISTGAASRTHRLNGKLTVTLAVVVALSCLAGPAGPTSPTRVLLHSVFGSLVFGLLAAKYTVLKLWPAGGRFLPWIGSGLFLTFAAIWATSVADYVTAR